The following coding sequences are from one Synergistaceae bacterium window:
- a CDS encoding phosphoribosylglycinamide formyltransferase, producing the protein MSGFVRVAVLASGSGTNLQALLDAQGVGEMPSARVALVLSDRAGAKALERAERAGVEALAFDRVSLGRPRMEAGMLASLKERGIELLVMAGFLTILSPGFVKSFENRIINVHPSLIPSFCGEGFHGLRVHESVLRRGVKITGATVHLVDEIPDGGPILAQEAVPVLDGDTPETLQRRVMEQVEWRLLPRTVERYCRHLILQGGV; encoded by the coding sequence ATGAGCGGCTTCGTCCGCGTGGCCGTTCTCGCGTCCGGATCCGGAACCAACCTCCAGGCGCTGCTCGACGCGCAGGGGGTCGGGGAGATGCCCAGCGCCCGAGTGGCCCTTGTGCTGAGCGACCGAGCGGGCGCGAAGGCGCTTGAGCGGGCCGAGAGGGCGGGTGTCGAGGCCCTGGCCTTCGACCGTGTCTCGCTCGGCCGGCCGCGGATGGAGGCCGGGATGCTTGCCTCGCTAAAGGAGCGCGGGATCGAGCTGCTGGTCATGGCCGGCTTTCTCACCATCCTGTCCCCCGGCTTCGTCAAGAGCTTTGAAAACCGAATCATCAACGTCCACCCGTCGCTGATCCCGTCCTTCTGCGGCGAGGGCTTCCACGGCCTGCGCGTTCACGAGTCCGTCCTCCGCAGGGGAGTGAAGATCACCGGCGCAACGGTTCATCTTGTGGACGAGATCCCGGACGGCGGCCCGATACTGGCCCAGGAGGCCGTGCCGGTGCTCGATGGGGACACCCCCGAGACGCTTCAGCGCCGCGTCATGGAGCAGGTCGAGTGGCGACTGCTTCCGCGGACCGTGGAGCGATACTGCAGACATCTTATCCTGCAAGGAGGAGTATAA
- a CDS encoding DUF128 domain-containing protein encodes MFSGEGYSETMIEILRALYFSGKLQASVDLKRALEKRGVDVEPRTIRYHITNLEKRGLARRYGNRGVALTDGGIAEAKMLFVFDRIGGLAMETERLSLECDYSRASGRGNIMVNTLMVDEPRVPKALEILRTVSGSGAILSARMGLLNHGQRMWNYEVPEGKKALIGVSSRNYDILLQQARIPTETSATVLLHIENGVPRGIADIISHSGTTLSPGELLIRGKYTSMWSVANTGSGLATAAIKTFPSVFFDEVAQILETKEAGFLGGTIELKAQIPQSYLMTYKDRNRGYMLVYGGANFFAPLVELDIAEELSISHSIFKIERMQHVETL; translated from the coding sequence GTGTTCAGTGGAGAAGGCTACTCCGAGACCATGATCGAGATTCTGCGGGCGCTCTACTTCAGCGGAAAGCTCCAGGCCTCGGTGGACCTGAAGAGGGCCCTCGAAAAACGAGGGGTGGACGTGGAGCCAAGAACTATCAGGTACCATATAACAAACCTGGAGAAAAGAGGGCTCGCGCGGCGGTACGGAAACCGGGGCGTCGCTCTTACCGACGGCGGAATAGCAGAGGCGAAGATGCTTTTCGTGTTCGACAGGATAGGCGGGCTGGCCATGGAGACGGAAAGACTCTCCTTGGAGTGCGACTACTCCCGTGCGTCGGGAAGGGGAAACATAATGGTCAACACCCTTATGGTCGACGAGCCCCGGGTACCCAAGGCCTTGGAGATCCTGCGGACCGTATCCGGGAGCGGGGCGATACTCTCCGCCAGGATGGGGCTTCTTAACCACGGGCAGAGAATGTGGAACTATGAAGTACCCGAGGGAAAAAAAGCTCTGATAGGGGTGTCAAGTCGCAACTACGACATCCTGCTCCAGCAGGCCCGCATACCCACGGAGACAAGCGCGACCGTGCTCCTGCATATAGAAAACGGCGTCCCGAGGGGCATCGCCGATATTATCTCGCACTCCGGCACCACCCTGAGCCCCGGCGAACTCCTCATACGTGGCAAGTACACCTCCATGTGGAGCGTGGCCAACACGGGAAGCGGTCTCGCCACCGCGGCCATTAAGACCTTTCCTTCCGTCTTTTTCGACGAGGTGGCTCAAATACTGGAAACCAAGGAAGCCGGCTTCCTCGGCGGAACTATCGAGCTAAAGGCCCAGATCCCTCAGTCCTACCTGATGACTTACAAGGACCGCAACAGGGGCTACATGCTCGTGTACGGAGGCGCGAACTTTTTCGCCCCCCTGGTGGAGCTGGACATAGCGGAGGAGCTCTCTATCAGCCACAGCATCTTCAAGATAGAACGAATGCAGCACGTTGAAACGCTGTAA
- a CDS encoding amidophosphoribosyltransferase, translating to MSSLREECGVFGVFRRDQGPVAEDCYLGLCALQHRGQHSCGIAVNEDGLFRLYQDAGLVRDVMTQRALSALGRGNMAVGHVRYGSHSERGRINMQPIVIEHRKGRMALANNGSLTNYSRLREQFEESGFIFHTTGDAEIISCAITRERLTSDSIEEAVERAMESLQGSYTFVLMSPRKMVAARGPNGFRPLCYGVRPDGSFVVASESCALQTVGAKLARDVRPGEILIFDHQGMRSGTRWCGAERTSICVFEYIYFARPDSVLDGASVHSARTKAGEILARECPVEADIVVGVPDNGIDGAIGYARASGIDYGLGFIKNKYIGRTFIDPAEERRTAVHIKLSPIASVVEGRRVVLVDDSIVRGTTSSQIVRMLREAGAKEVHVRITAPPFLHPCYYGTDIRSREGLIACRHSKEEIRGLIGADSMGFLSLDGVRRIAAPIPESNFCTACFDGRYPTEVPDTLERDRYGKRLVRVEGCE from the coding sequence ATGAGCTCGCTTCGCGAGGAGTGCGGCGTCTTCGGAGTATTTCGCCGGGATCAGGGGCCCGTGGCGGAGGACTGCTATCTCGGCCTGTGCGCGCTGCAGCACCGCGGACAGCACAGCTGCGGGATAGCCGTGAACGAGGACGGGCTGTTTCGGCTCTACCAGGACGCGGGGCTGGTGCGCGACGTGATGACGCAGCGCGCTCTGTCCGCGCTCGGCCGCGGCAACATGGCCGTGGGGCACGTGAGGTACGGATCGCACTCCGAAAGAGGGCGCATCAACATGCAGCCCATCGTGATCGAGCACCGCAAGGGCAGGATGGCGCTGGCCAACAACGGCAGCCTGACCAACTACTCGCGCCTGAGGGAGCAGTTCGAGGAGAGCGGCTTCATCTTTCACACGACGGGCGACGCGGAGATCATATCCTGCGCGATAACGCGCGAGCGCCTGACCTCCGACAGCATCGAGGAGGCCGTCGAACGAGCGATGGAGAGCCTTCAGGGCAGCTACACCTTCGTGCTGATGTCCCCGCGCAAGATGGTGGCCGCCAGGGGGCCCAACGGTTTCCGTCCGCTCTGCTACGGGGTTCGTCCGGACGGGAGCTTCGTGGTGGCCAGCGAATCGTGTGCGCTTCAGACGGTGGGAGCGAAGCTGGCGCGCGACGTCAGGCCGGGCGAGATACTGATCTTCGACCATCAGGGGATGCGCAGCGGCACCCGATGGTGCGGCGCCGAGCGCACAAGCATCTGCGTGTTCGAGTACATCTACTTCGCAAGGCCCGACTCCGTGCTGGACGGAGCCAGCGTCCACAGCGCGCGTACGAAGGCGGGGGAGATACTGGCGCGGGAGTGTCCGGTGGAGGCCGACATAGTCGTCGGCGTGCCGGACAACGGTATCGACGGAGCCATCGGCTACGCTCGCGCGTCGGGCATCGACTACGGGCTTGGCTTCATCAAGAACAAGTACATAGGCCGCACCTTCATAGACCCTGCCGAGGAACGTCGGACCGCCGTCCACATCAAGCTCAGTCCGATAGCCTCCGTAGTGGAGGGTCGGCGGGTGGTCCTGGTCGACGACTCCATAGTGCGCGGCACCACCAGCAGCCAGATAGTCCGCATGCTGCGCGAGGCGGGCGCAAAGGAGGTCCACGTGCGGATCACCGCTCCGCCCTTTCTGCACCCGTGCTACTACGGCACGGACATACGATCGCGCGAGGGGCTCATAGCCTGTCGGCACAGCAAGGAGGAGATACGCGGGCTCATCGGCGCGGACTCCATGGGCTTCCTGAGCCTGGACGGAGTGCGCCGCATCGCGGCCCCCATCCCCGAGTCCAACTTCTGCACCGCATGTTTCGACGGACGTTACCCGACGGAGGTCCCGGACACGCTCGAGAGGGACAGGTACGGCAAGCGCCTTGTGCGCGTGGAGGGGTGCGAATGA
- the purE gene encoding 5-(carboxyamino)imidazole ribonucleotide mutase has product MKKIAVLMGSLSDRAVADRALEVLKSYGVPHEVLVCSAHRTPGMAASFAASARDEGFGAIICIAGMAAHLAGAVAANTTLPVVGVPVASGGLGGMDALLATVQMPTGIPVATVAVGGAANAALLCVQMLALSDDGLAAKLRAARGKMEQDALEANRRLKQELAGARDA; this is encoded by the coding sequence ATGAAGAAGATTGCAGTGCTGATGGGCAGCCTGTCCGACCGGGCGGTTGCGGACAGGGCGCTTGAGGTTCTGAAGTCATACGGTGTGCCGCACGAGGTGCTCGTCTGCTCCGCGCACCGGACTCCGGGGATGGCGGCCTCGTTCGCCGCCTCCGCTCGGGACGAGGGCTTCGGCGCCATAATATGCATCGCAGGGATGGCCGCTCACCTGGCCGGGGCGGTCGCGGCGAACACCACCCTGCCTGTGGTCGGAGTCCCGGTGGCATCCGGGGGGCTGGGCGGCATGGACGCGCTGCTGGCCACTGTTCAGATGCCCACCGGCATCCCGGTCGCCACGGTCGCGGTGGGCGGCGCGGCCAACGCGGCGCTCCTCTGCGTGCAGATGCTGGCCCTGTCCGACGACGGGCTGGCGGCAAAGCTTCGCGCCGCGCGCGGGAAGATGGAGCAGGACGCGCTGGAGGCCAATCGCCGACTGAAGCAGGAGCTCGCCGGCGCCCGCGACGCTTGA
- a CDS encoding DUF1446 domain-containing protein: MRKVSLLVSTGNLGDNIIEKGTFYEGVKRDIDCFGADAGTADAGPAFLGADMPHNPVEWEHHDLEITLVEARKKKVPMIVGSCSTTGTDRGVNLYADIIRAVAKERKMEPFKMALIYSQVPIDTIRERVAKGESEPLGASFPLTDEVLDNTTNVTASMGIEQFTHALEEGADVIIAGRACDDAVLASYPIFRGFDPGISLHMGKAAECASLVCWPQKVKESIIATVFDDHFTIEPMHPDQQATPHSVAAHSMYERTNPFVQALPGGILDMHSSKYEAQTDRICKVSGSLFVPSPDGSYKVKLEGAGEAGHRAYHMVGIRDTRAIDNLDLILADTRAKVSDIIGPHRDDQYELFFHTYGKNAIMKENEPVEVTRSHEVAIVIEVISKDLELAESVAKCAKFRFFYMSYPGQMNSSGGSVALITDEPLFPRNKCYQWTVDHLITLKDPLDPEIFRFVFETVSGV, translated from the coding sequence ATGAGGAAAGTTTCTCTGCTGGTTTCGACGGGCAATTTGGGCGACAACATCATCGAGAAGGGCACTTTCTACGAAGGTGTCAAGAGGGATATCGACTGCTTTGGGGCCGACGCGGGCACAGCCGACGCGGGCCCCGCATTTTTAGGCGCCGATATGCCTCACAACCCCGTCGAATGGGAGCACCACGACCTCGAGATCACCCTGGTAGAAGCCCGTAAAAAGAAGGTTCCCATGATCGTGGGGTCCTGCAGCACCACCGGAACGGACCGGGGCGTGAATCTGTACGCGGACATCATAAGAGCAGTTGCTAAGGAGCGGAAGATGGAGCCGTTCAAGATGGCCCTCATCTACTCGCAGGTCCCCATCGACACCATCAGGGAGCGGGTCGCAAAAGGCGAGAGCGAACCCCTGGGGGCTTCCTTTCCACTGACCGACGAAGTCCTCGATAACACCACCAACGTAACGGCCAGCATGGGGATAGAGCAGTTCACCCACGCCCTTGAGGAGGGCGCCGATGTGATCATTGCCGGCAGGGCCTGCGACGACGCTGTCCTGGCCTCCTACCCCATCTTCAGGGGCTTCGACCCGGGCATCAGCCTGCACATGGGGAAGGCGGCGGAATGTGCCTCGCTGGTCTGCTGGCCGCAAAAGGTAAAAGAATCGATAATCGCAACCGTGTTCGACGACCATTTCACAATCGAGCCCATGCACCCGGATCAGCAGGCCACGCCGCACAGCGTGGCGGCCCACTCGATGTACGAGCGGACGAACCCCTTTGTCCAGGCCCTTCCCGGGGGGATCCTCGACATGCACTCCAGCAAGTACGAAGCCCAGACGGACAGGATCTGCAAGGTCTCCGGAAGTTTGTTCGTGCCCTCTCCCGACGGCAGCTACAAGGTAAAGCTCGAGGGGGCGGGGGAGGCAGGGCACCGAGCATATCACATGGTGGGCATCAGGGACACCAGGGCGATCGACAACCTGGACCTCATATTGGCCGACACCAGGGCGAAAGTGTCCGACATCATAGGCCCTCACAGGGACGACCAGTACGAGCTCTTCTTCCACACCTACGGCAAGAACGCCATCATGAAAGAGAACGAGCCGGTGGAGGTCACCCGGTCCCACGAGGTGGCCATAGTCATAGAGGTCATCTCGAAGGACCTCGAGCTTGCGGAGTCGGTCGCGAAGTGCGCCAAGTTCCGCTTCTTCTACATGAGCTACCCCGGGCAGATGAACTCCTCGGGGGGCTCGGTGGCGTTGATAACCGACGAGCCCCTCTTTCCGAGGAACAAGTGCTACCAATGGACGGTGGACCACCTGATCACTCTTAAGGATCCTTTGGACCCTGAAATCTTCCGGTTCGTCTTCGAGACCGTCTCGGGGGTTTAG
- a CDS encoding MmgE/PrpD family protein, with translation MNIDRENTLLARQANYYASLGTDDIPGGVMEKARRVLMDFLCETAAGYKEGELASISIDYLKETGGGQEATILCDGTKLPAPWTALAMGIMAHSIELDDGHRWGTSHPAVAVIPAVLAMGEKSGSSFSEILKGIVIGYDAMLRAARAINPSHLKRGFHSTGTCGAIGAAAGCASIAGLPSDKFAYAMSMGGLQSAGLQEMLHDHPGIKPLQPGKAALAGVLSTELALRGAKSPRTLFEGQHGWLKAMCDGEYSEEGLMGDLGTRWEILLTYTKLYPTCRHCHAAIDLAREAKKTLECTERDVESIKIRTYRLGIVEVGQVFLPSNFEEAMFSMPFSLALALRTGNVTLQDYTPELLADEELRRVASAVTIEEDERMNALYPEERGAWMSLVLKDGRTFEKGIPVAKGEPENPVIDRDLMEKLTAMLAPYYPEEFVTGLWKICVESDVEAVAYGDILDHFGRFHKP, from the coding sequence GTGAATATCGACCGGGAGAACACCCTGCTCGCAAGACAGGCTAACTACTACGCCTCCCTGGGAACGGACGACATCCCCGGAGGGGTCATGGAAAAGGCCAGGCGGGTTCTGATGGACTTCCTGTGCGAGACTGCGGCAGGCTACAAGGAGGGGGAGCTGGCCTCCATATCCATCGACTACCTGAAGGAGACGGGCGGCGGGCAGGAGGCCACCATACTCTGCGACGGCACAAAACTGCCGGCGCCCTGGACCGCCCTCGCGATGGGAATCATGGCCCACTCCATCGAGCTGGATGACGGGCACAGGTGGGGGACGTCCCATCCGGCGGTTGCAGTCATCCCGGCAGTGCTGGCCATGGGAGAGAAGAGCGGCTCGTCATTTTCGGAGATACTGAAGGGAATAGTCATAGGCTACGACGCCATGCTGAGGGCCGCCAGGGCCATCAATCCCTCCCACTTGAAGCGGGGATTCCACTCCACCGGAACATGCGGCGCCATAGGAGCGGCGGCGGGCTGCGCGTCCATCGCGGGACTGCCCTCGGACAAGTTCGCCTACGCGATGTCCATGGGAGGGCTTCAGAGCGCGGGGCTCCAGGAGATGCTCCACGACCATCCGGGGATAAAGCCTCTGCAGCCTGGCAAGGCCGCCCTGGCGGGAGTGCTCTCGACCGAATTGGCCCTGAGGGGCGCCAAATCCCCCCGCACCCTCTTCGAGGGGCAGCACGGCTGGCTCAAGGCCATGTGCGACGGCGAGTACTCGGAGGAGGGGCTGATGGGCGACCTCGGCACCAGGTGGGAGATACTTCTTACCTACACCAAGCTGTACCCGACGTGCAGGCACTGTCACGCCGCCATAGACCTGGCGCGCGAGGCGAAGAAGACGCTGGAATGCACCGAAAGGGACGTTGAATCAATCAAGATAAGAACCTACAGGCTGGGCATAGTGGAGGTGGGACAGGTCTTCCTGCCGTCCAACTTCGAGGAGGCCATGTTCAGCATGCCCTTCTCCCTGGCCCTCGCCCTCCGGACCGGCAACGTCACGCTCCAGGACTACACCCCCGAGCTGTTGGCCGACGAGGAGCTTCGTCGGGTCGCATCGGCCGTGACTATCGAGGAGGACGAGAGAATGAACGCCCTGTACCCGGAGGAGAGGGGCGCCTGGATGAGCCTCGTCCTGAAGGACGGCAGGACTTTCGAGAAGGGCATACCCGTCGCGAAGGGCGAACCGGAAAACCCCGTGATCGACCGCGATCTCATGGAGAAGCTGACGGCGATGCTGGCCCCGTACTACCCCGAGGAGTTCGTCACGGGGCTTTGGAAGATCTGCGTGGAGTCCGATGTCGAAGCCGTCGCCTACGGGGACATACTTGATCATTTCGGGAGGTTTCACAAGCCATGA
- a CDS encoding phosphoribosylformylglycinamidine cyclo-ligase, translating to MKSKSDSYRLAGVDINAGYRAVELIKESVARTRIPGVMSDIGGFGGLFAPDLGGLRRPVLVSATDGVGTKLKLAFLMDRHDTVGIDCVAMCVNDIICSGARPLFFLDYLALGRNVPERVAAIVSGVAEGCVQAGCALIGGETAEMPGFYPEDEYDLAGFAVGMVDEGDILDRGRVRAGDLLIGLPSSGLHSNGFSLARKALDVERIDLRAPLKELGDVSLGDALLAPTRIYVRPALELLREGLVKSIAHITGGGFFENLPRALPDGLRADVDTASWSPHAIFDLLAERGGIPMEEMFSTFNMGVGMCAVTAPEHGDEALAILSSQGEAPFPMGRVSEGSEGVRLCG from the coding sequence ATGAAGAGCAAGTCCGACAGCTATCGACTGGCGGGTGTGGACATCAACGCGGGCTACCGCGCGGTGGAGCTTATAAAGGAAAGCGTCGCTCGCACCCGCATACCGGGCGTGATGTCCGACATAGGTGGATTCGGCGGCCTGTTCGCCCCGGACCTCGGGGGATTGAGGCGGCCGGTGTTGGTCTCGGCCACCGACGGGGTGGGCACCAAGCTGAAGCTCGCCTTCCTCATGGACAGGCACGATACCGTGGGAATAGACTGCGTCGCCATGTGCGTCAACGATATAATCTGCTCGGGTGCGAGACCCCTCTTCTTTCTGGACTACCTCGCGCTGGGCAGGAACGTGCCCGAGAGAGTGGCCGCGATCGTCTCCGGAGTCGCGGAGGGGTGTGTGCAGGCCGGCTGCGCCCTGATAGGAGGCGAGACGGCCGAGATGCCGGGCTTCTACCCGGAGGACGAGTACGACCTGGCCGGGTTCGCGGTCGGCATGGTGGACGAGGGCGACATCCTGGACCGGGGAAGGGTTAGGGCGGGCGATCTGCTGATAGGGCTGCCCTCCTCCGGGCTGCACTCGAACGGCTTCTCCCTGGCGAGAAAGGCCCTGGACGTCGAGAGGATTGATCTCCGAGCCCCGCTGAAGGAGCTCGGCGACGTCTCCCTCGGCGATGCCCTGCTGGCCCCGACTCGCATCTACGTGCGCCCGGCGCTTGAACTGCTCCGAGAGGGGCTGGTCAAGTCGATCGCTCACATCACGGGCGGCGGCTTTTTCGAGAACCTGCCGCGCGCCCTGCCCGACGGGCTGCGGGCGGACGTGGACACGGCCTCCTGGAGTCCGCACGCGATCTTCGACCTCCTGGCCGAAAGGGGAGGCATCCCGATGGAGGAGATGTTCTCCACCTTCAACATGGGGGTGGGCATGTGCGCGGTCACGGCCCCGGAGCACGGGGACGAGGCCCTTGCGATCCTCTCCTCGCAAGGCGAGGCTCCCTTCCCGATGGGGCGCGTATCCGAGGGCTCCGAGGGGGTTCGGCTTTGCGGATGA
- a CDS encoding phosphoribosylaminoimidazolesuccinocarboxamide synthase produces the protein MELLYRGKTKDVYRLDDERALLRFKDDVTGVDGVFDPGANSVALSIDGMGRANLAMSARYFKLLEEGGVRTHFIDADQEAGTMTVRMARPFGRGLEVICRRRAVGSFIRRYGTYIEPGAPLDDYVEFTLKDDERGDPLITREGLAALDILSGDQYELIAARTRETTGLIADDLALLGLELYDIKLEFGVAGGEVLLMDEVSAGNMRVMEDGRQVEPMDLSRRVTEGRS, from the coding sequence ATGGAGCTTCTCTACAGGGGCAAGACCAAGGACGTCTACAGGCTGGACGACGAGCGAGCGCTGCTTCGCTTCAAGGACGACGTCACCGGCGTGGACGGGGTTTTCGACCCCGGCGCCAACAGCGTCGCCCTGTCCATCGACGGGATGGGAAGGGCCAATCTCGCCATGAGCGCCCGCTACTTCAAGCTGCTGGAGGAGGGTGGCGTGCGCACCCACTTCATCGACGCGGACCAGGAGGCGGGCACGATGACCGTGCGCATGGCGCGTCCGTTCGGCAGGGGGCTGGAGGTCATCTGCCGCAGGCGCGCCGTGGGCAGCTTCATCCGCAGGTACGGCACGTACATTGAACCCGGCGCCCCTCTCGACGACTACGTGGAGTTCACCCTTAAGGACGACGAAAGAGGCGACCCTCTCATCACCCGAGAGGGGCTGGCCGCGCTCGACATCCTCTCCGGGGATCAGTACGAGCTGATCGCGGCCCGCACCAGGGAGACAACCGGCCTTATAGCGGACGATCTGGCCTTGCTCGGGCTGGAGCTTTACGACATCAAGCTTGAGTTCGGCGTAGCGGGGGGCGAGGTCCTCCTGATGGACGAGGTCTCCGCCGGCAACATGCGGGTTATGGAGGACGGACGGCAAGTAGAGCCCATGGACCTCTCCCGCAGGGTGACGGAAGGCAGGTCATGA